A stretch of Carnobacteriaceae bacterium zg-C25 DNA encodes these proteins:
- a CDS encoding PTS transporter subunit EIIC — protein sequence MFKTLQKIGKAFMLPIAILPAAGLLLGIGGALSNPTTVATYPILNNSGLQAAFSIMSSAGEVVFANLALLLCVGLCIGLAKKDKGTAALAGVTGFLVMTATIKALVGLYMAKDASIDTGVVGAVVIGMIAVKLHNKYYNIQLPQFLGFFGGSRFVPIVTSFAAIAVGAVFFLVWPPFQQLLLSSGAYISQAGPIGTFFYGFLMRLCGAVGLHHMIYPMFWFTELGGVSTVAGQSVVGAQKIFFAQLADPSHVGLFTEGTRFFAGRFSTMMFGLPAACFAMYMCVPKAKRKKYAGLFFGVALTSFVTGITEPIEFMFLFVSPALYVIHAFLDGVSFFIADILNISIGNTFSGGVIDFTLFGILQGNDKTNWLLQIPFGLIWSALYFFVFKWYITVFNVATPGRNEEETADGEIEKIDTKDSLKEDSVVIIEALGGRENIEDVDACITRLRVAVKDVAKVDKATLKKIGAVDVLEVAGGVQAIYGAKAILYKNNINDILGLDE from the coding sequence ATGTTTAAAACATTACAAAAAATTGGTAAAGCATTTATGTTACCGATTGCTATTTTACCCGCTGCCGGTTTACTACTAGGTATTGGTGGTGCATTATCTAACCCAACTACCGTAGCGACATATCCTATTTTAAATAACTCAGGATTACAAGCAGCATTTTCAATTATGAGCTCTGCTGGGGAAGTTGTATTTGCTAACTTAGCACTTTTACTTTGCGTTGGTTTGTGTATTGGTTTAGCTAAAAAAGACAAAGGTACAGCAGCTTTAGCTGGTGTTACAGGTTTCTTAGTGATGACAGCGACAATTAAAGCGTTAGTTGGTTTATACATGGCTAAAGACGCTTCAATTGACACTGGTGTTGTCGGAGCAGTTGTTATTGGTATGATTGCTGTCAAATTACACAACAAATATTACAACATTCAATTACCACAATTTTTAGGTTTCTTTGGTGGATCACGTTTTGTTCCAATCGTGACATCATTTGCCGCTATTGCAGTTGGTGCTGTATTCTTCTTAGTATGGCCACCATTCCAACAATTATTGTTATCTAGTGGTGCATACATTTCACAAGCTGGTCCAATCGGAACATTCTTCTATGGATTTTTAATGCGTTTATGTGGAGCGGTTGGTTTACACCACATGATTTACCCAATGTTCTGGTTCACAGAATTAGGTGGTGTTAGCACAGTTGCTGGTCAAAGTGTTGTCGGTGCACAAAAAATCTTCTTTGCCCAATTAGCAGATCCATCTCATGTTGGTTTATTTACTGAAGGAACACGTTTCTTTGCTGGTCGTTTCTCAACAATGATGTTTGGTTTACCAGCAGCATGTTTTGCAATGTACATGTGCGTACCTAAAGCAAAACGTAAAAAATATGCCGGTTTATTCTTCGGTGTTGCGTTAACGTCATTTGTAACTGGTATTACAGAACCAATCGAATTCATGTTCTTGTTTGTTAGCCCAGCATTATATGTTATTCATGCCTTTTTAGACGGTGTAAGCTTCTTCATTGCTGATATTTTAAATATCTCAATTGGGAATACCTTCTCTGGTGGTGTCATCGACTTTACATTGTTCGGTATTTTACAAGGTAATGACAAAACCAACTGGTTATTGCAAATTCCGTTCGGTTTAATTTGGTCTGCATTATACTTCTTTGTATTCAAATGGTATATCACTGTATTTAACGTGGCAACACCAGGACGTAACGAAGAAGAAACAGCAGATGGCGAAATCGAAAAAATTGACACTAAAGATTCATTAAAAGAAGACTCAGTCGTGATTATCGAAGCTTTAGGTGGTCGTGAAAATATCGAAGACGTGGATGCATGTATCACACGTTTGCGTGTAGCCGTTAAAGATGTTGCCAAAGTCGATAAAGCAACGTTGAAAAAAATCGGTGCCGTTGATGTATTAGAAGTTGCAGGTGGTGTACAAGCCATTTACGGAGCAAAAGCTATTCTATACAAAAACAACATTAATGATATTTTAGGATTAGACGAGTAA
- a CDS encoding N-acetylmannosamine-6-phosphate 2-epimerase, whose product MNFEKQLIVSCQALPHEPLHSSYIMSRMAVAALEGGAKGIRANSAEDIQAIKEVVDVPIIGIIKRDYSDAEAFITSTMTEIDELMSAKPDIIAVDATFSVRHNNESLDTFYAKIRQKYPNQLLMADCSTVEEMIHADQLGFDYIGTTLVGYTKQSKDLKIETNDFEIIRQALQHIKHPLIAEGNIDTPEKAKRVLELGAYSVVVGSIITRPQLITKRFVEAIQ is encoded by the coding sequence CATTACCCCATGAACCGCTTCATAGCTCGTATATTATGTCACGTATGGCTGTTGCAGCACTTGAAGGTGGCGCAAAAGGCATTCGAGCCAATTCAGCAGAAGATATACAAGCGATTAAAGAAGTTGTTGATGTCCCAATTATCGGTATTATTAAAAGAGATTATTCAGATGCAGAAGCATTTATCACATCAACGATGACTGAAATTGATGAGTTAATGTCTGCTAAGCCGGATATTATTGCTGTAGATGCAACGTTTTCTGTAAGACACAATAATGAAAGTTTAGATACGTTTTATGCCAAAATTCGTCAAAAATACCCGAATCAGTTATTAATGGCGGATTGCTCAACAGTAGAGGAAATGATACATGCTGATCAACTAGGCTTTGATTATATTGGTACAACGCTTGTTGGTTATACGAAACAATCAAAAGATTTAAAAATTGAAACAAACGATTTTGAAATTATTCGTCAAGCACTTCAACACATTAAACACCCATTAATTGCAGAAGGGAATATTGATACCCCTGAAAAAGCAAAACGTGTTTTAGAGTTAGGGGCATACAGTGTTGTGGTTGGATCGATTATTACAAGACCACAACTCATTACAAAACGTTTTGTTGAGGCAATTCAATAA
- a CDS encoding DegV family protein has translation MKIALITDSVAYLSKEEQEKMNVYILPLSVEYEGNVYVEGEDLTGETFFDLIRGGATLPKSSQPTLGRTMELFETLSKEYDAAIAVHLSSDISGTFQTTFSQKDSFDGFTVYPVDSRRAVGSQVMLLRLAHKLIQEGKTPEEIIPALQAHIQTHNVYFLVDDLTNLQKGGRLSATSAFVGKMLSIKPLLTIDGKIEAIEKIRTFKKGVSRIVELVEAHAATLNNVPMSMFVYHGNALNVAEDLTQQLKAKFPDSEFQITSFGPVIGTHLGEGSVGVLFGEKV, from the coding sequence ATGAAAATTGCGTTAATTACAGATAGTGTGGCTTATTTAAGTAAAGAAGAACAGGAAAAAATGAATGTCTATATTTTACCGTTATCTGTTGAATATGAAGGAAATGTGTACGTTGAAGGTGAAGATTTAACGGGCGAAACATTTTTTGATTTAATTCGTGGTGGCGCAACGTTACCAAAATCTTCTCAACCAACCCTTGGTCGTACAATGGAATTGTTTGAAACGTTATCAAAAGAATATGATGCAGCAATTGCCGTTCATTTATCCAGTGATATTAGCGGAACATTCCAAACGACTTTTTCACAAAAAGATAGTTTTGATGGCTTTACGGTGTATCCTGTCGATTCAAGACGTGCGGTTGGATCACAAGTCATGTTATTACGCCTAGCGCATAAATTGATTCAAGAAGGTAAAACGCCAGAAGAAATCATTCCTGCATTACAAGCACACATTCAAACACACAACGTTTACTTTTTAGTAGATGATTTAACAAACTTGCAAAAGGGCGGTCGTTTATCTGCGACGTCAGCGTTTGTTGGTAAAATGCTGAGCATTAAGCCGTTATTGACAATTGATGGTAAAATTGAAGCCATTGAAAAAATCCGTACTTTTAAAAAAGGCGTATCGCGTATCGTTGAATTGGTAGAAGCGCATGCTGCTACTTTAAATAACGTGCCGATGAGTATGTTCGTCTATCACGGTAATGCGTTAAATGTTGCTGAAGATTTAACGCAACAACTCAAAGCAAAATTCCCAGATTCTGAATTCCAAATTACAAGTTTTGGCCCTGTAATTGGGACGCATTTAGGGGAAGGTTCTGTTGGTGTACTGTTTGGAGAAAAAGTGTAG
- a CDS encoding thymidylate synthase — MKQYLDFLQHILDNGEMKNDRTGTGTISTFGYQMRFDLEKTFPIVTTKAVPFGLVKSELLWFLRGDSNLRYLLENNNHIWDEWGFKRYVESDDYTGPDMHDFGRRCLVDEAFNAQYQEELQKYCQNILNDEAFAKKHGDLGNIYGVQWRRWKTSTGETIDQIADILKTLRENPDSRRIILSAWNPEEVPNMALPPCHTMCQFYVQNGKLSCQLYQRSGDAFLGIPFNISSYALLTILMAREVGLGVGEFIHTIGDAHIYSNHVEQVKEQLSRTPYECPTLNITSDASMFELTKEDIQLVNYQKHAKISAPIAV, encoded by the coding sequence ATGAAGCAGTATTTAGATTTTTTACAACATATTTTAGACAATGGTGAAATGAAAAACGATAGAACGGGTACGGGTACAATTAGTACATTTGGTTACCAAATGCGTTTTGATTTAGAAAAAACATTTCCAATTGTTACAACAAAGGCAGTGCCTTTTGGATTAGTGAAAAGTGAGTTACTATGGTTTTTACGTGGCGATAGTAATTTACGTTATTTATTGGAAAATAATAATCATATTTGGGATGAGTGGGGATTTAAACGTTACGTGGAAAGTGACGACTATACCGGACCAGATATGCACGATTTTGGACGTCGTTGTTTAGTAGACGAAGCGTTTAACGCACAATATCAAGAAGAGTTACAAAAATATTGTCAAAACATTTTAAATGATGAGGCATTTGCAAAAAAACATGGCGATTTAGGTAATATTTATGGTGTACAATGGCGCCGTTGGAAAACGTCAACGGGTGAAACCATTGATCAAATAGCGGATATTTTAAAAACATTGCGCGAAAATCCTGACTCACGACGCATTATTTTATCGGCGTGGAATCCGGAAGAAGTGCCAAATATGGCGCTACCACCATGTCATACGATGTGTCAATTTTATGTACAAAATGGGAAATTAAGTTGCCAACTATACCAACGTAGTGGCGATGCTTTTTTAGGTATTCCGTTTAACATTTCAAGCTATGCTTTATTGACCATTTTAATGGCGCGTGAAGTCGGTTTAGGTGTTGGCGAATTTATTCATACGATAGGTGATGCACATATTTATAGCAATCATGTTGAGCAAGTTAAAGAGCAATTATCACGCACGCCATACGAATGTCCAACATTAAACATTACAAGTGATGCGTCTATGTTTGAATTAACAAAAGAAGATATTCAGCTAGTGAATTATCAGAAACATGCTAAAATTAGTGCACCTATTGCGGTATAA
- the dnaI gene encoding primosomal protein DnaI → MMQSIKDMMKDQIENPTVVKRREALKVRLLQHDVIQQFITDNQIPEDIVTVSFPKFFEYLTEKERFDKTGECQNPGFEPLLMYENESVVVSYAPTKEFLQEQEKREFINRIQTFGMSSHIKNITLNTIDLDAENKEAVLYFRTFLEQLTQGKSPKGAYLYGAFGVGKTHLLGALAGTLSKQGYSSYLAHVPSLVVELKASIASNQVSDKLDTIKKAPILMLDDIGGESLTNWVRDDVFMVILDYRMRENLPTFFTSNLSFDDLQEHFTNSTQTEDERKSMRLMERVKFLGQPFNIKGANRRNQQ, encoded by the coding sequence ATGATGCAGTCTATAAAAGATATGATGAAAGATCAAATTGAAAATCCAACTGTTGTTAAACGCCGTGAAGCGCTAAAAGTACGTCTTTTGCAGCATGATGTCATTCAGCAATTCATTACCGACAATCAAATTCCAGAGGACATTGTAACGGTTAGTTTCCCAAAATTTTTTGAATATTTGACCGAAAAAGAGCGTTTTGACAAAACAGGAGAGTGTCAAAACCCGGGGTTTGAACCGCTTTTAATGTATGAAAACGAAAGTGTTGTGGTGTCGTACGCACCGACTAAAGAGTTTTTACAAGAACAAGAAAAACGCGAATTCATCAATCGTATTCAAACGTTTGGTATGTCATCTCACATTAAAAATATAACACTTAATACGATTGATTTGGACGCTGAAAATAAAGAAGCCGTACTATATTTTAGAACGTTTTTGGAACAATTAACGCAAGGCAAGTCGCCAAAAGGTGCTTATTTATACGGCGCTTTTGGTGTGGGTAAAACACACTTACTTGGAGCGTTAGCGGGTACACTATCCAAACAAGGTTATTCAAGCTATTTAGCACATGTGCCAAGTTTAGTCGTTGAATTAAAAGCATCCATTGCATCTAATCAAGTGAGCGATAAATTGGACACCATTAAAAAAGCGCCTATTTTAATGCTAGATGATATTGGTGGTGAATCGTTGACCAACTGGGTACGTGATGATGTCTTTATGGTTATTTTAGATTACCGTATGCGTGAAAATTTACCGACCTTCTTTACATCTAATTTATCGTTTGATGATTTACAAGAACATTTTACAAATTCAACACAAACGGAAGATGAGCGCAAATCAATGCGCCTCATGGAGCGTGTTAAATTTTTAGGACAGCCGTTTAATATTAAAGGGGCAAACAGACGCAATCAACAATAA
- a CDS encoding dephospho-CoA kinase, translating to MIIGLTGGIASGKSTVVNYLKTKHIPICDTDDIAREVVLPGSIGLQQLIDAFGGDIVNADGYLNRSLLADKVFGNDVSLKKLNAILHPLIFEKVEAFKTEQSNAKIAVIDMPLLFETQYNHRVDHVMLVYVDEVVQYERLIKRNGLTPQQAKQRIQSQMPLSEKIKGAHSIINNNGTIEETYAQVDECLKQLDMI from the coding sequence ATGATTATTGGATTAACCGGCGGTATTGCAAGTGGAAAATCAACCGTAGTCAATTATTTAAAAACGAAGCATATTCCTATTTGCGATACGGACGACATCGCACGTGAGGTGGTGTTACCCGGTAGCATCGGTTTGCAACAATTAATCGACGCATTTGGTGGTGACATTGTAAATGCCGATGGGTATTTGAATCGTAGTCTGTTAGCTGACAAAGTTTTTGGCAATGATGTGTCACTGAAAAAACTGAATGCTATTTTACATCCGTTGATTTTTGAAAAAGTTGAAGCGTTTAAAACAGAACAGTCTAATGCAAAAATAGCCGTCATTGATATGCCACTTTTATTTGAAACGCAGTACAATCATCGCGTTGATCACGTGATGCTTGTTTATGTTGATGAAGTGGTTCAGTATGAGCGCTTAATCAAGCGAAATGGTTTGACACCACAACAGGCAAAACAGCGTATACAATCACAAATGCCATTGTCCGAAAAAATAAAAGGGGCACATAGTATTATCAATAATAATGGGACGATTGAAGAAACGTACGCGCAAGTTGATGAGTGTTTAAAACAGTTAGATATGATATAA
- the nrdR gene encoding transcriptional repressor NrdR, with translation MQCPRCKYHSSRVIDSRPAEDNSVIRRRRECEECKTRFTTFERVEKTPLLVVKRNGNREDFNREKLLRGLVRSCEKRPIALETLERVVSDVELAIHNSGESEIDTTEIGELVMERLAKIDDVAYIRFASVYRQFSDRTLFLKELEELAKRDQK, from the coding sequence ATGCAGTGTCCGCGTTGTAAATATCACAGTTCAAGAGTGATTGACTCTAGACCAGCTGAAGATAATTCGGTAATTCGTCGCCGTCGTGAGTGTGAAGAATGTAAAACACGTTTTACAACATTTGAGCGTGTTGAAAAAACACCGTTGTTAGTGGTGAAACGTAACGGAAATCGTGAAGACTTTAATCGTGAAAAACTGTTACGTGGATTAGTGCGTTCGTGCGAAAAGCGTCCAATTGCATTGGAAACGTTGGAGCGTGTTGTAAGTGACGTTGAATTAGCCATTCACAATAGTGGCGAATCAGAAATTGATACGACTGAAATTGGTGAATTGGTGATGGAGCGATTGGCTAAAATTGATGATGTGGCATATATTCGTTTTGCTAGTGTGTATCGTCAATTTTCAGATCGTACGTTATTTTTAAAAGAATTAGAAGAGTTAGCAAAAAGAGATCAAAAATAG
- the racE gene encoding glutamate racemase, whose translation MQKEVNVVYDNRPIGFIDSGFGGLTVVKQALKQLPNETVIFIGDSARCPYGPRPSEEVTQFTFELVNYLQQYDIKMLVVACNTATAAALPLLKEYLDIPVLGVILPGARAAIKASQNDNIGVIATQGTISSQFYDHALKAKKPSLHIWNKACPSLVDMVEGKTNVDMTKIATELSMFKDSNIDTLILGCTHFPMLKREIESIMGEDVTLIDSGVETINDVSAFLDYFNLSASPTTQPKQHRFFTTGDATEFKKVAASWLGRRDLTVESVTLNEGVNPMKKTILIATKNAGKAKEFQAIFGKQGYTVKTLLDYPEIEDVEETGVTFEENARLKAETIAKLLNVMVISDDSGLCVDFLDGAPGIYSARYAGEPKSDARNIAKLLAILGEVPEEKRTAKFHCTVVMAFPDRESIVATGELFGRIAPIPKGDGGFGYDPVFFLPEYNKTAAELGTEMKNKISHRKLAIDALMRQIESEGVLW comes from the coding sequence ATGCAAAAGGAAGTGAACGTAGTGTACGATAATCGTCCAATTGGGTTTATTGATTCGGGGTTTGGCGGATTAACCGTTGTCAAACAAGCATTAAAACAATTGCCAAACGAAACGGTTATTTTTATTGGCGATTCAGCACGTTGTCCATATGGGCCACGTCCTAGCGAAGAAGTAACACAATTTACTTTTGAATTAGTGAATTATCTTCAACAATATGATATTAAAATGCTCGTTGTTGCTTGTAATACGGCAACAGCTGCAGCATTACCTTTATTAAAAGAGTATTTGGATATACCTGTTTTGGGTGTGATTTTACCCGGAGCAAGAGCAGCCATTAAGGCGTCTCAAAATGATAATATTGGTGTTATTGCGACACAAGGTACCATATCTTCACAATTTTATGATCATGCGTTAAAAGCAAAAAAACCGTCTTTACACATTTGGAATAAAGCTTGTCCGTCATTGGTGGATATGGTGGAAGGCAAAACAAACGTTGACATGACTAAAATTGCAACGGAGTTATCTATGTTTAAAGATTCCAATATCGATACGCTGATTTTAGGGTGTACACATTTTCCTATGTTAAAACGTGAAATTGAATCGATAATGGGTGAGGATGTGACATTGATTGATTCCGGTGTAGAAACCATTAATGATGTAAGTGCCTTTTTAGATTACTTTAACTTGTCCGCTAGTCCGACAACACAACCAAAACAACATCGTTTTTTTACAACTGGAGATGCGACGGAGTTTAAAAAAGTGGCGGCTAGTTGGTTAGGTAGACGTGATTTAACAGTTGAGTCAGTAACGTTAAATGAAGGAGTGAATCCGATGAAAAAAACAATTTTAATTGCCACTAAAAATGCTGGTAAAGCAAAAGAATTTCAAGCCATTTTTGGAAAACAAGGGTACACCGTCAAAACGTTATTGGATTATCCAGAAATTGAAGACGTTGAAGAAACGGGTGTAACGTTTGAAGAAAATGCGCGTTTAAAAGCAGAAACCATTGCCAAGTTGTTAAACGTCATGGTCATTTCTGATGATTCGGGCTTATGTGTTGATTTCTTGGACGGCGCTCCAGGCATTTATTCTGCTCGTTACGCAGGTGAACCAAAGAGTGATGCGCGTAATATTGCCAAATTATTGGCGATTTTAGGTGAAGTTCCAGAAGAAAAACGTACGGCTAAGTTTCATTGTACCGTTGTGATGGCGTTTCCGGACAGAGAGTCCATTGTGGCAACAGGTGAATTGTTTGGACGAATTGCACCAATTCCTAAAGGAGATGGTGGTTTTGGCTATGATCCTGTATTTTTCTTACCGGAATACAATAAAACGGCAGCAGAATTGGGTACAGAAATGAAAAATAAAATTAGCCATCGTAAATTAGCGATTGATGCATTAATGCGTCAAATCGAGTCTGAAGGTGTTTTATGGTAA
- a CDS encoding YfcE family phosphodiesterase yields the protein MVIRILVISDNHGIDNEMAQLLADYRQDVDYIVHCGDSEFPTTHSTWSLVDSVVKGNMDFDAHYPVENISNMPFGKVYSTHGHLCRVNFSREHLATVAKQHGAKLAFYGHTHVLCVEKIDDVICINPGSFNHSRGNVPERTYAIVTIDEQNVSVAFFNHKRQHLEKLDKTLRVE from the coding sequence ATGGTAATACGAATTTTAGTCATTAGTGATAATCATGGTATTGATAATGAAATGGCGCAATTGTTAGCGGATTATCGTCAAGATGTTGATTATATTGTGCATTGTGGTGATTCAGAATTTCCGACAACACATAGCACGTGGTCGTTAGTCGATAGTGTCGTTAAAGGCAATATGGATTTTGATGCACATTATCCTGTTGAAAATATCAGCAACATGCCATTTGGTAAAGTGTATTCAACGCATGGGCATTTATGTCGCGTGAATTTCAGTCGTGAGCATTTAGCCACTGTTGCTAAACAACATGGTGCTAAATTGGCATTTTATGGACACACACATGTGTTGTGTGTTGAAAAAATTGATGATGTGATTTGCATCAATCCCGGAAGTTTTAACCATTCACGTGGGAATGTTCCGGAAAGAACTTATGCAATTGTGACGATTGATGAGCAAAATGTTTCTGTGGCATTTTTCAATCATAAACGTCAACATTTAGAAAAATTAGATAAAACATTAAGAGTTGAGTAG